A genomic stretch from Gorilla gorilla gorilla isolate KB3781 chromosome 20, NHGRI_mGorGor1-v2.1_pri, whole genome shotgun sequence includes:
- the OR7D4 gene encoding olfactory receptor 7D4 translates to MEAENLTELSKFLLLGFSDDPELQPVLFGLFLSMYLVTVLGNLLIILAVSSDSHLHTPMYFFLSNLSFVDICFISTTVPKMLVNIQARIKDISYMGCLTQVYFLMMFAGMDTFLLAVMAYDRFVAICHPLHYTVIMNPCLCGLLVLASWFIIFWFSLVHVLLMKRLTFSTGTEIPHFFCEPAQVLKVACSNTLLNNIVLYVATALLGVFPVAGILFSYSQIVSSLMRTSSTKGKYKAFSTCGSHLCVVSLFYGTGLGVYLSSAVTHSSQSSSMASVMYAMVTPMLNPFIYSLRNKDVKGALERLLSRADSCP, encoded by the coding sequence ATGGAAGCAGAAAACCTTACAGAACTATCAAAATTTCTCCTCCTGGGATTCTCAGATGATCCTGAACTGCAGCCCGTCCTCTTTGGGCTGTTCCTGTCCATGTACCTGGTCACAGTGCTAGGGAACCTGCTCATCATCCTGGCTGTCAGCTCTgactcccacctccacacccccatgtacttcttcctctccaaccTGTCCTTTGTGGACATCTGTTTCATCTCCACCACAGTCCCCAAGATGCTAGTGAACATCCAGGCACGGATCAAAGACATCTCCTACATGGGGTGCCTCACTCAGGTGTATTTTTTAATGATGTTTGCTGGAATGGATACTTTCCTACTGGCTGTGATGGCCTATGACCGGTTTGTGGCCATCTGCCACCCCCTGCACTACACGGTCATCATGAACCCCTGCCTCTGTGGCCTCCTGGTTCTGGCATCTTGGTTCATCATTTTCTGGTTCTCGCTGGTTCATGTTCTACTGATGAAGAGGTTGACCTTCTCCACAGGCACTGAGATTCCGCATTTCTTCTGTGAACCGGCTCAGGTCCTCAAGGTGGCCTGCTCTAACACCCTCCTCAATAACATTGTCTTGTATGTGGCCACGGCACTGCTGGGTGTGTTTCCTGTAGCTGGGATCCTCTTCTCCTACTCTCAGATTGTCTCCTCCTTAATGAGAACGTCCTCCACCAAGGGCAAGTACAAAGCCTTTTCCACCTGTGGATCTCACCTCTGTGTGGTCTCCTTGTTCTATGGAACAGGACTTGGGGTCTATCTGAGTTCTGCTGTGACCCATTCTTCCCAGAGCAGCTCCATGGCCTCAGTGATGTACGCCATGGTCACCCCCATGCTGAACCCCTTCATCTACAGCCTGAGGAACAAGGATGTGAAGGGGGCCCTGGAAAGACTCCTCAGCAGGGCTGACTCTTGTCCATGA